The following nucleotide sequence is from Vulpes lagopus strain Blue_001 chromosome 1, ASM1834538v1, whole genome shotgun sequence.
gtatggtgacagatggtgggtAGACTTAATGGTGATCACTTGGTAATGTATGTAAATgtcgaatcattatgttgtacaactgaaactaatataatatggtATGCAAACTACACttcaattggaaaataaaaagcctattgatattttgggccaaataatttattttggtgaGGGGACTGTCTGGTGCACTTTAGGCCTaaacatccctggcctctacacACTAAACATCATTGGCAACCCCCTCTGCTTTTCCCACTCAACTACTCTCAGTTTTAACAATCAAAAATTCCTCCTGGTTGCTCTAAGGGAACTAACAATCTTAGATCTTACCTACACTTACACGCATGGGTCAATGTGACACAAAACACAAGAGTCTTTAGGGCAGTAGCACTTTGCTGAATACTCACCATGAATCCCATTTATAGACTATTCCTGAAACACCACCAGAGGCTACATCGGAGTCATGTTCGGCAAAATGCAAGATGGTGGCCAAGATTTGGAAAAGTTGTaagagtgagagaggcaggggAATTAATACAGTCAAAGTGGTAACTTCGGCACAAGAAGGCATGTTGGCAGCATGGTCAAGAATTGCTGCAAGAGCCAGTCAATCCAAGTCTGTGAATTCACGTTCCATTCCTGCTTCTGTTGAGACCTTTCTGCTGCAAGCCTCTGGTAAGATCAACCTTAAAAGAGTGAGCATTGGGgtagctggctggctcaggtaGTAGAGCATGCAAACTCTTGATCTAATGgctcatgagttcgagcccccattgggtgtggaacctatgttaaaaaaaaaaaatgagtgctaTTACAGAGAGAAGGTTAAATTTTAGTAGTCCCCTACTGAAAGGGAGTAAAAGGGAAAGAGTTAGAAATATTGTAGATTGGATATTAGATTTATATAAGAATTATCTTTCCATTGACCAGTAGTCAAGTTTTGCATGGACCAATGTCTAAGCTAGGTGATTAAGTTGTAATCCTTTTTCACCATAAACAGAAGTTCTGGGTGGGAAGAAAGCATAATCTGATAATGTATCCTGACTGACAAAATGACGGTTGCAACTCTTCTGCTTCATAGAATAATTCTGAGACTTACAAAATACAATTTGACACATTAAAAGTGGGCAGTAATCACTGAAATGTTTGGGGCCCCTGCCCTCTTAAAGGATCTTGAGAGTAACTCAGCCCCACTTTTGGCCAGCTCCTGCTCCTGTGGGTCACAGTTCTCTTCATCTCCAGCAGACCCCAACTCAGGCTGGCACAAAGTCCTCCTCCTTTTTGACTTGAAATCTTTCCCCATCCATCCCATTACCAGAAGtgtcctggatttttttttttttttcattttaactataGGGCTGTTGTTCATTCACAAGAAATACAGCCAAAAGAATTTCACAGGGAGTTGAAACTGGCCTACTATGGGCTCCCCATGCTGCACTTCCTTTTGTGAGGAGGCAGGCACTGTGCAGCCACAAAGCTGTCTCTGGAGGACTGCTCTCCCAAAAATGACACTTCTTTCCAATTTTCATTAATGTGCCATATGAAGTAGTATCATCTCACATGCTAACTCAGGCTTTCAGTTCCTCTTCATTCAGCAGtaattaagcacctactgtgatCCAAACACACATAATTTCAACTCTTAACTTACAGTCTGAATGGAGAGATATTTAAGCTCCCAAGGACTGTTCCTCTcaactttatttacttttttatttttatttttttagattctatttatttgagagagagcacgagtagagGGGACGAGTAGAGGGGACGGacgaggaacagagagagaggtagaagcagactccccactgagcagggagcccgacacaggactctatctcaggacctgggggtatgacctgagccgaaggcagttgtttaactgactgagccacccaggtgctctgttcCGTAAACTTCTAAACAAAGATCCTCTTGCCTGTTTTGTGTAGTTGGGGCAGTGCAGTGTAATGGTTGGGCAAATGGACTGTGAATCAGAATATCTAGATCGAAGTCTTGGCTCGGGGAAAATTATGATATTTAACAAGATAAGCTACAGTTACCTTGCctgtaaataaaagtaaatagaagGTAAATATCAATAATGCTCTtaagaataaatgtatttatgcATATAAACCACTTAGCAAAATCTTCCACACAGAATAACCATTCCAAAAAGTTAATTATTATCCCTTGTGGCATATAATTTGCGAAGTCAGATTCTATCTAGTGTCTTTGGTGTACCTTTTTCATACTTTTCATTCAGTTGATTCATTGATAGAATGTAAGAGCAAAACTTCCTAGGAGGTTGGAGTAGGGTGCTTTTACTTGATTTTTGCTGTTTAtatttgcttctctttccctcaggtGTCAGGTGGTGTGTGGTCCACGGCAGGCCTCTCCTTGCAGACACACAAGGTTGGGTTCGCCTGCAGTTTCATGCAGGTCAGGCCTGGGTGCCTGACACTCCCAAAAGGAtgatctctctcttcctgttaCCTGCCTGCACTTTCCCATCTCCAGGCCTAGAAGATAATATGTTATGCCCTGAATGTGCTAAAAGGTAACCCTTAGTATTTTTCTAAGTATGGTACACAGAAAAGGAGATATCTGGATAGGTTTCTGAATAATTtagtaggagaaagaaagagggcaatatgctgttttcttaattttccattAGATCAGGCAAAAATAGGGAGCAGAAAACTTAATGTAGTGGATTAGAACTTGGATAAATGTGGCTGCTTCTTAGAAACCTTAGCGAAGAATCTAAGTTAGGACTTTAACTGCCTCAATTTTAGAgacatgttttaagaaaaaaaaaaagactcaagaatTCACATGTCAGATACTTTACTGAGGACATACAAATTAGTAAGACAAAAATCCATGGAGCACTCTAATGAAAAGGAGTAAGAGATGCTATGCAAATGTATGGGTAGTACCTATATTGGAGTAGCTTGGGGAACCTTCCCAAGGGATTGCATGAACTGGGGAAGAGCCTACCATTTGGAAAGTAATAATTAGGGCAGTCTAGTAGTGGAAACAGCCcatacaaatacatggaagtgAAAGAACATGACATATTTAGAAATTGCAAATAGGTCAATATGTTTCAAGCATATACtgataaataaatggaggagggaggagctgaCCATCGCAAGTTTGTTCGTTTATTTTCAagctttatatcttttttttttttttaagctttatatcttttaaaaaatatattttatttacttatacacagagagaggcagagacacaggcagagggagaagcaggctccctgcagagagcccgatgtgggactcaaacccaggactccaggatcaggccctgagccaaaggcagatgctcaactgctgagtcacccaggcatccctcaagctTTATATCTATATAAAAGGTCTCATTATCCTGTGGCTATTAATTTCTCAGGTCACTTTTGGGACATGGACTCTTTTGAGAATATAATTGCATACTCACCATTCAGGGAAGTACACACTAGGCATACACATATGCCCTGCTTTGGATTTTTACATAGACCATAGCCGCCTTAATGTTTGAGTACAAAACTAAGCTTTTGACAATGGAATTGGAGGTGATAATGACATGAGTGTGGAAGGAAACTAAGGCTTTTTTTAGGAAGTGGATTGAAATCTTGGAACAGAAACTAAAGAGACTACTATAATAATTATAGAaagaggtgcacctgggtggctcagtcagtaaagcatctgccttcgactcaggtcatgatctcagggtcctgggattgagtcccatattaggctccatactcagcagcgaatctgcttcttccttcgCCActgccccccacttgtgctctttctcaaatgaatacaatttttaaataaaataataattctggaaAGATACAATCTATGAGCTTGGCAAAGAATTTAAAGAGGAATGGAACAAACTTAAGAGATGCAGGAGTATGGGGAacagttatctttttatttatttatttatttattaatttttatttatttatgacagccacacagagagagagagagaggcagagacacaggcagagggagaagcaggctccatgcaccgggagcccgacgtggtattcgatcccgggtctccaggatcgcgccctgggccaaaggcaggcgctaaaccactgcgccacccaaggatcccaacaGTTATCTTTTTAGATGGAAATGTCCACATTTCAGTGCGAGTTCAGTGGCCAAACTTAAGAGATGCAGGAGTACAGGGAACAGTTGTTATCTTGTTAGATGGAAAAGTCCACATTTCAGTGTGAGTTCAGTGACCAAGAATGTGATACATGGGACATGATGGTCATGGGTCTAGCATTCCAGGAGAAGTGTAGGCTAGAGAGAAACAGATTTGGGTCTTTGCCATATAAATAGTGCATAGGAGTATGTAGAGGAAAGAACCCAAAAGAGATGCAGCATACGAATGGCAGGCAATCAATGGAGACCAAAAAGTACAAGTAAGGCTGAGAGAGAAGTGAAAAAAGGAGCTAATGGACAGAGTTTCAGAAGGAGATGGTTGGTGGTGAGATGGCCCTGTAAGACTATGGTTAATGCAGTGCTGTTGGGAATGTGAGTTTAGGACACACAGAAAAAGGTGGCCTTTTTGTGAATATATTGAAAGGGGATATAGACACAAAATAGGGTGATTTCAAGTTGCAGTAGAACATGTGAAGAACTAGGAACAGGACCTGTTAATAATCTCTTCTACCTGGGTGGAGAATGAGACGGTAGTTGAGGCAATAATATTAAGGAAGCTTTTtgcttccattcttccttttctcccttccttgctttcttcttttcttttgtttctttatgtttataaatGGGAAACCCATGATCGAGTCTGAATAGAGACGGGGATATGGGAAGAACCtgcaggaagaaaaaggaaggtataaatataaaggaagtggacctggggcccctggctggctcagtcagtagagtgtgttactcttgatcttgggtttgcgTGTTTGAGCCAcacgttgggtgtagatattactttatataaataaatacattttaaagataaataaatgagctGGATCTACTTGTAGTATATAGACTATGAGCCCTCATCATAGTAAGTGGACaatcatgtttctttctttgccaCAATCTCTTTAACCCACCATTCTTGGGTGGTGGGGTAAACTACTAAGGAACCCCAGAAGTGAATTCCTTATTGCAGTTGGTGcagaatggtcttttttttttttttttaagattatttatgtattttaaagagagagcagagcTAGTGAGAACACAAgagggggagtggcagatggagagggagaagcaggctcctcactgagcagggagcctgatgtgggactcggtcccaggccCTGAGGtgatgacccaagccaaaggcagacgcccaactgactgagccacccaggcacccctggaatggTCTATCTTACTCtaacaatttttcaaaattcttttctaaatttctttataGAAATAAGAAGATAATGAAAAGATTAATTGCACTGGGGAAGGAAAGGCGACCTCGTTTGAACACATCAACACCATTCCCTTTGAATGGGCCATATCTTGATACAGAATAAATGGTCGAGAGCCCAGAGCCACCCCTGAATTGCATCCCAGTGTTTGCTGCGCTCTGTCCTAGCCAGCCTCAGCATCGCTTGATAGCCTTGAGTATGGATGTGAATGTCTGGATTCTGTACTTGAGGCTTGCCGAGAAGTGACTGCTACTCCTGCTTCAAGTACTTAGTCCTATAGAGTATAACTTAGTTCTgttttaattaatagatttttgaaagttttaggttttcagaaaaattgaacagagaGTTCAGAGCTCTGAAATAACTGCTCCAACCCCTTCCCCTACTATCAGCAGCCTGCACCAGAGTGGTGCAGTTGTTGAACCTACATCGACTTACCATTATCacccaaagcccatagtttacaaCAGGGTTCatttggggactcctgggtggctcagcagttgagcatcctgcctttggctcagggcatggtcccagggtcccagggtcccaggatcgtgtcccacattgggctccctgcatgaagcctgcttctccctctgcctatgtctctgcctctctctctgtgtctctcatgagtaaataaattaaatcttaaaaaaaaaaaaacacaaacagggTTCACTTTGGTGTTGAACAGTCTATGGGCTTtgacaagtatatatatatattttttttttaatttattttttattgatgttcaatttgccaacatatagaataacacctagtgctcatcccatcaagtgctcccctcagtgcccgtcacccctttgACAAGTATATAATGACACCTATTCCACCATTATAGTGTCCTCAAAATAGCTTCCCTCTCTAAAATTTTCATGTTCTGTCTGTTCAACATTCTTCCCTCCAACTCCTTACCACTCCATAGCTTCGCCTTTTCTAGAGTGTCATACATTTGGACTCAAAtggtagccttttcagactggctgaTTTCACAGCAATATGCGTTTAAGATTACtccttttcatggcttaatatcCCACTTCTTAGTGCTGAATAGTCCATTTGTCTGCATGCACCTTAGTTTGCTTATTCATTCCCATATTAAGTCATCTAggctgcttccaccttttggcaattatgaataaagttgctacagggatgcctgggtggctcagtggttgagcatctgcctttggctcaggtcatgatcccagggtcctgggatcgagttccgcatcaggttccccatggggatcctgcttctccctctgccctttctctgtgtgtctctcatgaataaacaaaatctttataaaaaaacaaacaaactgctaACATTCGTGTACAGGTTGTTTTGCAGGCATAACATTTTCAACTTATATAAATGCCAATCAGCATGATTCCTGGATCATGGGGTAAaggtatgtttagttttataaggaaCTGCTGAACTGtctcccaaagtggctgcaccattttccattcccaccagcaatgattATTCTCATTGCTCCTTAGCAGCATTTGGTGGTATCAGTGCTTTGGATTTTGGCTATCCTAATGGGTGTGTAgaagtatcattttattttgcacGTTCCTAATGACCTGCAATGTGCAGCATCATTTCCCATGCTTTGTCATCTGTATATTTTTGGTGAGATATCTAggtttttttgcctgttttttcatctgccattttcttactgttgggttttttaaattttatttttttatctacgatagtcacacacacacacagagagagagaggcagagacacaggcagagggagaagcaggctccttgcaccgggagcccgacgcgggacttgatctcgggtctccaggatggcgccccgagccaaaggcaggcgccaaaccgctgcgccacccagggatcccttattgttaggttttaagagttcttttgtATTTGGAGTGATAGTCTTTTATTAAATAAGTCATACTTTTCCTAGTCtggtttgtcttctctttctcttgattaatttatatattcagattATTGATATAAATGGcttaaaatctgtatttgtttTCATTGCCCTTTTTTATGTGTTGTATAAGTTTTTAATGATCAagctcttataaaaaaaaaagctcttataTAGCAAGGCTATATTGCTACTatcacaatctttttaaaaattggagtatAGCTGACAAAATATTCTatcaatttcaggtgtacaacatagtgcttTGACATTTACATACAAAATGCTCACTAGGAtaatagttaccatctgtcaccatatagtTATTTTAGTATTAccgactatattccccatgctgtacttGTTACTCTGGACTTACTATAACTGAAAGTTCATACTTCTTAATCCCCCTTAATCCTCTTATTTTGTCTATCCCGGAaccccctcccctctgacaaccaccattttgttctctttttattgtttgtcttttttaaattctctatataagtgaaattgtttttatccttctctgacttattttacttagcatacaataccttctaggtccatacATCTTGCAAATGGCACAgtatttcttatggctgaataatactcctatatatatataatatttataatttttaatataatgaaataatatgaattatgtgttacatacacacacacacacatactacatctttatccattcacctgttaatGGACCtgggttgcttctgtatcttggctatcgtccaatgaacataggggtgcatatgtttTTTTGAATGACTgtgaatgaagaaaatggaaattttctttgggaaagtacccagaagtggactttctgaatcatatggtagttctatttttagtctTTTGTGGACCTTCAAAACCGTTTTCCGtagcagctgcaccagtttacattcccagcaacagtatacacacctatcagaatagGCATAATCCAAAGCACTATACAATCCAATATACCCTCAAGAAAACATGCTGAATTCAAAAGCATACTAAAAGGATCGTATActgccaagtgggatttatccctgcaATATAAGTGTGGCCCAACTTGA
It contains:
- the DPPA2 gene encoding developmental pluripotency-associated protein 2; translation: MENSTYDNEQNVSGLRVERAKIALPGAKIALPGAKIALPRVKNFSEEALEEESVILTLVPVNEELNEEQMEPSVSSTSEVSLKMPGSSDKVCHPHISERFKFCPKHSCCCSTPAPPLPASLPPVNKVRWDILRNWCQQLNLSTHGRKIEVYLRLQKHAYSETNQECDNTIPETPPEATSESCSAKCKMVAKIWKSCKSERGRGINTVKVVTSAQEGMLAAWSRIAARASQSKSVNSRSIPASVETFLLQASGVRWCVVHGRPLLADTQGWVRLQFHAGQAWVPDTPKRMISLFLLPACTFPSPGLEDNMLCPECAKRNKKIMKRLIALGKERRPRLNTSTPFPLNGPYLDTE